The window TTTTTAAAATTTCTAGCATTTTATTAAAAGTAGTATGTTTAATACCAGTTAATCTTAAAAAATTTTTATCACTTATTTGATTATTTTTTTTAAATTTCATTTAAATTCCACCTTTTTATTAAAAACAACAATTCAATTATATTTTAAATTAATTTTGCAAGAAGTCTAATAATTAATAACAACAAAACTAAATATTCAGTGAGGAAAATATGTAAGATTTTAGGTTTACTAAAATCAACATATTATTATCAAACTAATAAATGCACTAAGTTTGATATTAATAATTATGAACAAGAAGTTATCAGTGCATTTAATAAAAGTCGTAAGATTTATGGTGCTCGTAAAATTAAAGCTGTTTTAATAAGAAAAAATATCATCTTATCACGACGAAAAATCCGATTCATTATGATCAAAAATAATTTGGTTTCTAAATACACCAAATTAAAATATCGTAATCATGAAAAAACAGTTAATAATGACCAAATTAATAATGTTTTAAATCACCAATTTAATGACCAAAAACCCAATGAAGTTGTTGTTAGTGATTTAACATATGTTCAAGTTGGTACTAAATGACATTAGACTTCTTGCAAAATTAATATGATAATTATAATTTTTAAATTTAAAATAAATATAAAAGTGTTATTAAAATAATTTTTAGATTATTTTTACAAATATTTTGTCATTAAAACATAATAAAAATTATTATTTACAATAAAAAAAGACTGAAATTTTAAATTATCAAATATATTTAAACTAATAGTTGTAAATTATAAATTGAAGCTATTAAATTAAATCTTAAAGCAAATCTTTTTCTACGATTTCGATATTTTTCACTAATAATTTTAAATTTTTTAAGTATAGCAAAAACATTTTCAATAACAATTCTCATTTTTGAAATTCGCTCATTATTTTGCTTTTCTTCTTTATTTAAAGGGTTTTTCTTTGATTTTCTTTTAGGAATTAAAACATTATGATTAATTTTTTGTATGCCTTGATAACCTAAATCCACTAAAACAGTTGTTTCTGGTAAAAATTTAATTTTTGAATCTTTTAAAATTTTAAAGTCATGGTTTTTACCATAAGAAAAATCAGAACTAATAATTTTTTTACTAGACTTCTTGCAAAATTAATTTAAAATATAATTGAATTGTTGTTTTTAATAAAAAGGTGGAATTTAAATGAAATTTAAAAAAAATAATCAAATAAGTGATAAAAATTTTTTAAGATTAACTGGTATTAAACATACTACTTTTAATAAAATGCTAGAAATTTTAAAAATAGAAGAATTAAAAAAGAGATTTCGTCGCGGAAGAACCAATAAATTATCATTAGAAAATCGTATTTTAATGACTTTAGAATATTGAAGAGAATATAGAACTTATTTTCATATTGCAAAAAGTTATGATATTAGTGAAAGTAGTTGTTATAGAAATATCAAATGAATTGAAGACACTTTAATAAAACACCCTAATTTTCAACAACTTACTGGTCAAAAATCACTATTAAAAGATTATTTCAAAGATAAGACTGTTATAATTGATGTAACTGAAAGCCAAATCCAACGCCCAAAAAAAGACAAAAACAGCACTACTCAGGAAAAAAGAAAAAACACACAATAAAAACACAAGTTATAATTGAAAAAGATAGTAAAAAAATTATTAGTTCTGATTTTTCTTATGGTAAAAACCATGACTTTAAAATTTTAAAAGATTCAAAAATTAAATTTTTACCAGAAACAACTGTTTTAGTGGATTTAGGTTATCAAGGCATACAAAAAATTAATCATAATGTTTTAATTCCTAAAAGAAAATCAAAGAAAAACCCTTTAAATAAAGAAGAAAAGCAAAATAATGAGCGAATTTCAAAAATGAGAATTGTTATTGAAAATGTTTTTGCTATACTTAAAAAATTTAAAATTATTAGTGAAAAATATCGAAATCGTAGAAAAAGATTTGCTTTAAGATTTAATTTAATAGCTTCAATTTATAATTTACAACTATTAGTTTAAATATATTTGATAATTTAAAATTTCAGTCTTTTTTTATTGTAAATAATAATTTTTATTATGTTTTAATGACAAAATATTTGTAAAAATAATCTAAAAATTATTTTAATAACACTTTTATATTTATTTTAAATTTAAAAATTATAATTATCATATTAATTTTGCAAGAAGTCTATTATATTTGTTTATTAATTGACTTGTTTAATCGCGAAGTAATTGGCTATAGTGCTGGACCAAATAAAACTGCTGAACTAGTTCAACAAGCTTTTCACAAGATAACACGACCATTAAATAAAATAACTTTATTTCATACTGATCGTGGTAATGAATTCAAAAATAAAATCATTGATGAAATTTTAATAACCTTTAAAATTCAAAGATCATTAAGTACCAAAGGATGCCCGTATGATAATGCTGTTGCTGAAGCAACTTACAAAACCTTTAAAACTGAATTTATTAACGGTAAAAAATTTGCAAACTTAACACAATTAAAATGCGAACTATTTGATTTTGTTAATTGATATAACAATATTCGAATTCATGGTAGTTTAAATTATTTAACTCCCGTTGAATTTAGAAAATACCAGTCTACATAAAAAGTGTCCTAAAAAGGGTTGCCATTCCATATATATATATATATAATTGATTTATTCATTGGAAAGGAATATTACTAAGATGTTTAAAAAATTATTAATATTTTTAGCTAATTCTTTATACTAACAAGTTATAATGTAGTTATTAGTTCAGAAGTAACTAAAAGACAAAAATAAAAGGAAGGTTAATCATAGATGATAAAATCAAATAAAAATATGTTAAAAATGCTAGTTACATTAGCATTTACAATGTCACCAGTTTTTGCTGTTGCTGCTTGTAATCCTAGTACTAAAGATGACCAAGCAAAATTAAAAACAGGAGACTTAAATAAATTAAGGATTATATCCCCTGAAATTGAAGCTTTTAATAATGTTAAAGACAAAACTGCTGTAACAACAGACGAAATTACTACTGTTGTGAATACAATTGTTAAAACTGCCATTGATCAAATTGTTACTAAAACTAATTTAAATGTTGACTATCGTATTAAAATTGAAAAAGATGCTACAACAATTACGGGTACTTATGATTTGACAAGCAAAACTGATTTTGCTAGAACTTTTGATATTACAGTTATTAAAACTCAAACTGCAAAATTAAAAGGAATACATAAATCACAAAGCATTGTGTTTCCGAAATTAAAAGAAGTAGAAGAAGTTGGTAGTGAATTTGGTGTTACCAAAACAAATTTAAGGACCTTAACAAATATTGATTCTGCAATAGCTGTTGAAGCCACTGAAACTACTAATACAAGTGCTGATATGATTAAAACTGCTGTTGAAGCAAAAATTTTAGAAGTAATTAAAAAATTAACAAATGCAAAAGATGTTTTAGAGACTGATTTAGATATTAATGTTAAAAAACGAAATGGTACAGATGACTTAGATGACTTAGATGCTACAACTAGTTTAGAAAATGAACTTACTGTAAGTGTAACAGTTAAAGCAAGTAAAATTGGTGAAGCAAAACTTGAAGGTACAAAAACTATTACTGTAAAAATTGCTAAAATTACACCAGTAGTGGTAAAAGCAGATTTAAGTAAGTTAGAAGCGATTGATTCTGCAATAGCTGTTGAAGCCACTGAAACTACTAATACAAGTGCTGATATGATTAAAACTGCTGTTGAAGCAAAAATTTTAGAAGTAATTAAAAAATTAACAAATGCAAAAGATGTTTTAGAGATTGATTTAGATATTAATGTTAAAAAACAAAATGGTACAGATGACTTAGATGCTACAACTAGTTTAGAAAATGAACTTACTGTAAGTGTAACAGTTAAAGCAAGTAAAATTGGTGAAGCAAAACTTGAAGGTACAAAAACTATTACTGTAAAAATTGTTAAAATTACACCAGTAGTGGTAAAAGCAGATTTAAGTAAGTTAGAAGCGATTGATTCTGCAATAGCTGTTGAAGCCACTGAAACTACTAATACAAGTGCTGATATGATTAAAACTGCTGTTGAAGCAAAAATTTTAGAAGTAATTAAAAAATTAACAAATGCAAAAGATGTTTTAGAGACTGATTTAGATATTAATGTTAAAAAACAAAATGGTACAGATGACTTAGATGCTACAACTAGTTTAGAAAATGAACTTACTGTAAGTGTAACAGTTAAAGCAAGTAAAATTGGTGAAGCAAAACTTGAAGGTACAAAAACTATTACTGTAAAAATTGCTCAATTAATTTAATTTATTAAATAAAATTAATGTGGATATAAAATTTAAGTAGGGAAAGGACGAGCGCATAAAATATTCGGTTGGTGGGTAATTTTCCAAAAACTAAGAAAAAGATAGAAATAAAATTCTATCTTTTTTTAATTAGGTTAAAATTGTCGTTAACCTTGCTTAGTTTAAGAAAATAACAGCAAAAACAACTAAATAAAACTCTCCTACTTGGAATGATCGTTAAACCAAGCAAGCGAGGATAAACAATATAGGGGTGGCCGTGTATACCGCTACGACACAATGGGGGAAATTCTTTTAGGCAATATAAAAGAGTTATCGTGGTTTGGGGATAAATCTTTAACCTGCAATGGTTAAAGGGTGAGTGTTCCACAATAAAAAAAATTTAGAAATCTTACTATTTATAAGGAGGTTTTGCGAGTGTCTTTAAAAGAACTCTGTCAAAAAGAGTTAAAAATTAAAGTACAAAATAAATCAACACTAATTAACAAATGTCAGTGTTATATCAATGATTATTTTACAAAATTAACCAAAAACAGAAAAGGTGGTTGATATTTATAAAAAATATGCTCGGCATTGTTTAGCAAGGTTAGAATTTATTAATAAACAAAAAATAAATGCTAAACTTTGATTTTTAACTTTGCAATGCAAAAATAATCATCAAATTATTAAAAAATTAATTTTTAAGAAAAATAAATGATGAATTATTAATATCAAAAATTAGAAAGGAGAAATTATATGGTTGAAAATAATATCAAAAATACGATTAGCGATTTAATTAACAAAATTAAAACAACAACAGAAAACAATTTAAGCAATTTAGAACAAATTATGAAAGCTTTAATTGACAAAGTCAACAATATTGAAAATATCTTAAATCAAATAAGATAAAAAATAAATTAAACCAACTATTTATTAAAATTAGTTGGTTTTTTATTTCTCATATTCTCATAAATAAAAAAGAAAGGAGATAAAAATAATGAGAAAAAGTTGTCCTAAATGTAGATCAAAAATAGATGGTGATGGTAAAGATTTATGATGCAGCAATTATTATTGTATTTTAGCAAAAAAATCATATATTTTTAGAAAGGAAAAATAATAATGAATGTAACAGAATGAGGAAAATTTGAAAAGTTAAAAGAAGAAAATGAAAAATTAAAAGCAGAAATCAGAAAATTAAAACAAGAAATTAATATACAAAAAGAAAATATTTTTCCAAAAACTTTAACATTAACAGAGTATATTGAAATAAATTATAATTATATTCAAAATAGAATTTTAAATCTAAATTTTTCGGATAAAGATTTTGACAACGCATTATTTATTGCAAATAAATGGCGATCAGATGTTATTGAGAATGATTATGATATGCTTGCATGTGTTGGGATTGCCTTAGCAAAATGAAATTTTTTATCAAAAAAAGAACAAGAAATCTTATTAGATAAAGTTAGTTTTCGTGGTGGATACTTAAAAGATGTTCTAACTGATTATGACAAAGAAAAATATTCAAGCAAACAAAATAATGAAAATTTTCCTGAGATAACAAAAGAAGATGTTTTTAGAAGATGAAATAGCCTTAAATTTTATAGATAAGTATTGATAAAATAAAAAAGTCATCAACCTGACTTTTAAAAATTAATTTTATTAAATTTTAGAATTAATGGTTATAAATTAAAATACAACAAGCTTGATTGTTGATAAGGATTTAAACCATAATGTTGATATTTTCATTTTCATAAGTTGAGATAATCTTGAATGTTAGTAAACCCAATGCCATGATAATGAGTGAGAAATTCTTTTATACTGGATTGAACTTTGCTAACATTTTTTAAATTATAATAACTAGCTTTTTTAGAAGCATTATGTTTAACTTGTTTTAACTTACATTTAGTTTGTATTGCAACTAAATCATACAAGGGGTGCATATCTGTTTTTAAAAGCGAATTTTCTTTAATAAGTTTGTTAGTTAAATTATCTTCAACCCATTTTCGTTTTAGTCTTTTAGTATTGGTAACTTGTGCATAAATATTAAGGTTTTCATCAATAGCTACTTGAATACAACATTTTGTATTTTTAGCATTAGGTTCAATATAGAGTTTTCTTGGGTCATCTTTGGATTTAAAATTTCCTTTATGAATTTCTTTAATAAAAGTTTCATCAATTTCAATGATGCCACTAAGTTTCTTAAAAGATTTTTGAGTTTTTGCTAATTGTTTTGATTTCATTAATTTTTGACGATTAAATCATGCTGAAAGTGTTGAAGTGTTGATAAAATTAGCAATTATTCTTGAAGATTGTCCTAACATAGCAATTTTAATTAATAAATCTCATTGTTCATAAGAAAGTTTACTACGATAAGTAAAATGATTTCTAAACGCATCAAAACTACTTTTGCAATTTTTACATAAATATCTTTGTTTATCATTTTTAAACCCATTTTTTACACATTTAAAGGATTTACAATCAGAACAAATTATACCCTTCTTTTTAAATTTATTATCAATAATTGCTTTTAATTTTGTCGAAAACTCTTGATATTTATTGAATATACTTAATTTTAGGTATATTTTAATATGATAGAGGTGGATAATAATTATGGAAAAAATAATTCAAGAACTAGTAAATACTTTAACAGATGATCAATTTTTAGAATTTTATGAAAAAGTCAAACAACAAGCAGAATTAATAAAAAAACAAAAACGGTTAAATGAAATTGATCAAAAATTTAGAGCGCAAGGTATTAAATGCCCTAAATGTGAATCTTACCATTGCGTTAAAAATGGACATAATTCAGAAGGAAAACAAAAATATTTATGTAAAAATTGCCGTGCAAGTTTTGACGCTTTTCGTAATCATTTTATTTATTAGACTTCTTGCAAAATTAATTTAAAATATAAT is drawn from Spiroplasma endosymbiont of Clivina fossor and contains these coding sequences:
- a CDS encoding IS1/IS1595 family N-terminal zinc-binding domain-containing protein is translated as MEKIIQELVNTLTDDQFLEFYEKVKQQAELIKKQKRLNEIDQKFRAQGIKCPKCESYHCVKNGHNSEGKQKYLCKNCRASFDAFRNHFIY
- a CDS encoding IS1595 family transposase, translated to MLGQSSRIIANFINTSTLSAWFNRQKLMKSKQLAKTQKSFKKLSGIIEIDETFIKEIHKGNFKSKDDPRKLYIEPNAKNTKCCIQVAIDENLNIYAQVTNTKRLKRKWVEDNLTNKLIKENSLLKTDMHPLYDLVAIQTKCKLKQVKHNASKKASYYNLKNVSKVQSSIKEFLTHYHGIGFTNIQDYLNLWKWKYQHYGLNPYQQSSLLYFNL
- a CDS encoding transposase family protein; this encodes MKTQVIIEKDSKKIISSDFSYGKNHDFKILKDSKIKFLPETTVLVDLGYQGIQKINHNVLIPKRKSKKNPLNKEEKQNNERISKMRIVIENVFAILKKFKIISEKYRNRRKRFALRFNLIASIYNLQLLV
- a CDS encoding transposase family protein → MKFKKNNQISDKNFLRLTGIKHTTFNKMLEILKIEELKKRFRRGRTNKLSLENRILMTLEYWREYRTYFHIAKSYDISESSCYRNIKWIEDTLIKHPNFQQLTGQKSLLKDYFKDKTVIIDVTESQIQRPKKDKNSTTQEKRKNTQ
- a CDS encoding IS3 family transposase, coding for MRKICKILGLLKSTYYYQTNKCTKFDINNYEQEVISAFNKSRKIYGARKIKAVLIRKNIILSRRKIRFIMIKNNLVSKYTKLKYRNHEKTVNNDQINNVLNHQFNDQKPNEVVVSDLTYVQVGTKWH